Proteins from one Halovivax limisalsi genomic window:
- a CDS encoding DUF7692 domain-containing protein gives MGKSTTPASVRIRTDDGNEWRFRSIEKAADFYDCNRSDAVAYACEDLVSQVAAAKKILERDDLTAEQRQEMAETLSTRAVTFEIETEIETMKG, from the coding sequence ATGGGCAAAAGCACGACCCCAGCAAGCGTCCGAATCCGCACCGACGATGGCAACGAGTGGCGGTTTCGATCGATCGAGAAGGCCGCTGACTTCTACGATTGTAACCGGAGCGACGCCGTTGCTTACGCCTGCGAAGATCTTGTTTCGCAGGTTGCTGCGGCCAAGAAGATTCTCGAACGGGACGACCTGACAGCCGAGCAACGCCAGGAGATGGCCGAGACACTATCAACGAGAGCAGTCACGTTCGAAATCGAGACTGAAATTGAAACCATGAAAGGGTAG
- a CDS encoding type II toxin-antitoxin system antitoxin SocA domain-containing protein, with amino-acid sequence MSGEVPDETTPSSEAEDISLEELIRVFLQKHPHGLYEFRLQKLVYLAELLSLAKRGERITNTEYVPYMYGCYSEELSNTLEDLEGSLPTMPEMKRGKIVTKYQSDGEEIKVDSEIEDIVESVVEATSGIGSEDLGKWSKKTDLYSKSEYAETMKFKNYIDNSNFNLREDIIKLGESMEDHINN; translated from the coding sequence ATGAGTGGGGAAGTACCTGATGAAACTACGCCCTCTTCGGAAGCAGAAGATATCTCTCTAGAGGAGCTAATTCGGGTATTCCTCCAGAAGCACCCTCATGGTTTGTATGAGTTTAGACTACAGAAGTTGGTCTACCTTGCTGAGCTGCTCTCTCTCGCAAAGAGGGGGGAAAGGATCACTAATACCGAGTATGTCCCATATATGTATGGGTGCTATTCAGAAGAATTGAGTAATACTCTTGAGGATTTAGAGGGGTCTCTACCGACAATGCCCGAAATGAAGAGAGGGAAAATTGTTACAAAATACCAATCTGATGGCGAGGAAATCAAAGTTGATAGTGAAATAGAAGATATTGTCGAATCAGTGGTTGAAGCGACGTCAGGAATTGGAAGTGAGGATTTGGGTAAATGGAGTAAAAAAACAGATCTCTACAGCAAAAGCGAATATGCTGAAACAATGAAATTCAAAAACTATATAGATAATTCCAACTTCAATCTCCGGGAGGATATAATAAAACTAGGAGAATCCATGGAGGATCACATCAATAATTGA